A window from Sphingobacteriia bacterium encodes these proteins:
- a CDS encoding heme exporter protein CcmB → MNKFFLITKRDFAVNNHFINILINIVIIIILNSILVISTSQDFLKNTQGVVAGIWLSYLVVSLLNIEKILSSDMEDGTLDILKSLNIPYLTIYLSKVINFIIITLVPMSLITVLLCFLFDAKSHIYNFLITLILISPITSILSVLTSFLVNNFKSSVLTLIIYFPIMMPVLIIGILACSGELYLNKILLGLDIIILSFILLKAYSK, encoded by the coding sequence ATGAATAAATTTTTTCTTATAACAAAAAGAGATTTTGCGGTAAATAATCATTTTATTAATATACTTATTAATATTGTTATTATCATTATATTAAATTCAATTTTAGTTATATCCACTTCCCAAGATTTTTTGAAAAATACTCAAGGTGTTGTAGCAGGAATATGGCTTAGTTATTTAGTAGTAAGTTTACTTAATATTGAAAAAATACTTTCTTCAGATATGGAAGATGGCACGTTGGATATTTTAAAAAGTTTAAATATCCCATATTTAACTATTTATTTATCAAAAGTTATAAATTTTATTATTATAACTCTTGTTCCTATGTCACTTATTACAGTGTTGTTATGTTTTTTATTTGATGCAAAAAGCCATATATATAACTTTTTAATAACGCTAATTTTAATTTCGCCAATAACTAGCATATTATCAGTGCTAACGTCTTTTTTAGTTAATAATTTTAAAAGCTCTGTCTTAACATTGATTATTTATTTTCCTATTATGATGCCAGTTTTAATAATAGGAATACTAGCCTGTTCTGGAGAGTTATATCTTAATAAAATTTTACTAGGATTG